ACTCGCGGCGTGGGGACCGTGGCCGTGCTCAAGCACCTGCTCACCGAGCAGGCTGGCGAGCTCCCCTCCCGCGCCCCCACCCTCACCTGCCTCACCGGCCTGGACGTGGGCCGCACCTTCCCGCTGGCCGAGGCGAAGACGGACATCGGCCGGGGCACCCAGGTGGACTTCCGCCTGAGGGATCGCGCCGTGTCCCGCTCTCACGCCCGCATCCTCCGCGAGGGCTCCGCGTTCACGCTCGTGGACCTGGACAGCCCCAATGGCGTCTACCTCAACGGCCGGCGGCTCCAGGCCACCGCGCCGCTCGCCGAGGGCGATGTCATCGAGCTGGGGAAGACGCTCCTGCGCTTCCAGGCCGCGGTGGAGGAGCCTGCGGCGCCTGCTCCCGAGCCTGCCGCGCCTGCTGCTCCCTCCGAGTCCACCCCGCCCCCTTCCGAGGCTCAGGACGCGGCCCTGCCCTCGCCAGTGGAG
Above is a window of Hyalangium gracile DNA encoding:
- a CDS encoding FHA domain-containing protein; translation: MHFEFEHLGTTTPFELAEGQHLLGGGPEDQVRLEALPPGFLTLRIEGSRLTVEAARTFTVNDVLVPPGVPRLVLPGEVVGLPEEMRLKVLQPPDGGTRGVGTVAVLKHLLTEQAGELPSRAPTLTCLTGLDVGRTFPLAEAKTDIGRGTQVDFRLRDRAVSRSHARILREGSAFTLVDLDSPNGVYLNGRRLQATAPLAEGDVIELGKTLLRFQAAVEEPAAPAPEPAAPAAPSESTPPPSEAQDAALPSPVEPARVKSRAEGWFIGLGVATALGGVLITYALLS